The Spirosoma foliorum genome has a window encoding:
- a CDS encoding patatin-like phospholipase family protein: protein MINNPTPTVPKVAATQPRTNSTTHALVLGGGSLKGAFQVGAVMALFESGFVPNKLYGISVGSLNATFIANEAARQQAETGQVDWTKVGKYLIEFWIRNITKPSDVAVIRSRFRMGYNTLMSRFDGLLDNSPIQNLIRSHVDVEAIKTGPVTLKVGAVDIIEGDMYYADAHDPNFLDYVYASSSLPFLMPAIQIGGDHRRAFLDGGLREVAPLRVAIEDGANDIACIACHAKKIYNEKFNYRNLLNLMDRVKDITVNQLVNNDIAWAERFAEREKLHDRNLNLTIIRPTEPLSLNLMKFTSEDIGKMIVQGYQAGTDMVKQKRLIGSKTILP from the coding sequence ATGATTAACAACCCTACTCCAACTGTTCCGAAGGTAGCCGCTACTCAGCCCAGAACCAATTCAACCACTCACGCACTCGTATTAGGAGGAGGATCGCTAAAAGGGGCGTTCCAGGTTGGAGCCGTTATGGCACTTTTTGAGTCAGGCTTTGTACCTAATAAACTATATGGAATTTCGGTTGGGAGCCTCAACGCTACGTTTATTGCGAATGAAGCAGCCCGTCAGCAAGCCGAAACAGGTCAGGTTGACTGGACAAAAGTAGGCAAATATTTAATTGAATTCTGGATTCGGAATATCACGAAGCCCAGCGACGTGGCGGTTATACGATCTCGGTTCCGTATGGGGTACAACACCCTCATGAGTCGATTCGATGGTTTGTTAGATAATTCGCCGATTCAAAACCTTATCCGAAGTCATGTTGATGTTGAAGCCATCAAAACGGGCCCTGTAACGCTGAAAGTTGGTGCGGTCGACATTATCGAGGGCGATATGTATTATGCCGACGCTCACGACCCTAATTTTCTGGACTATGTGTATGCGAGCAGTTCGCTACCGTTCTTAATGCCTGCCATACAAATCGGGGGCGACCATCGGCGGGCGTTCTTAGACGGTGGTCTGCGAGAAGTAGCTCCGTTGCGAGTCGCTATCGAAGATGGAGCCAACGACATAGCCTGCATAGCCTGCCACGCCAAGAAGATTTACAACGAGAAATTCAACTACCGAAACCTGTTGAACTTGATGGACCGGGTGAAAGATATAACGGTCAATCAGTTGGTCAATAATGATATTGCATGGGCCGAACGCTTTGCCGAACGCGAAAAACTCCATGATCGTAATCTCAACCTAACCATTATCCGTCCTACCGAACCTCTGTCGTTGAATCTGATGAAATTCACCTCGGAAGATATTGGAAAGATGATTGTGCAGGGGTATCAGGCCGGAACCGATATGGTGAAGCAGAAGCGCCTGATCGGTTCTAAGACAATTTTGCCCTGA
- a CDS encoding sterol desaturase family protein, translating into MIQISGPATFWLTALLFFVAIFGRYVLFSLTFWWLFNVSWKEQFAQRTVQTRPRKPDQDWREIGWSALTSIIFTAIAMGMILAYQAGHTAVYTHLHDYPLLWYPVSILLVLFIHETYYYWLHRWMHRPGVYKWVHKTHHDSITTSPWTAFSFHPIESTLQAIIIPALTFVIPLHISAVGLILMIMTLSSAVNHLNTEIYPRNFNNHWFGRWLIGATHHSLHHTQFRFNYGLYFTFWDKWMKTESPDFHRLFGEKTKKRNSSEE; encoded by the coding sequence ATGATTCAGATTTCCGGACCCGCTACATTCTGGTTAACAGCTCTGCTATTTTTCGTAGCTATTTTCGGGCGATACGTTCTATTTTCGCTGACATTCTGGTGGCTGTTCAACGTGTCGTGGAAAGAGCAGTTTGCGCAAAGGACCGTACAAACGCGCCCGCGAAAACCAGATCAGGATTGGCGTGAGATTGGCTGGTCGGCACTGACGTCGATTATCTTCACCGCTATTGCTATGGGGATGATTCTGGCTTACCAGGCTGGTCATACTGCTGTTTACACGCACCTCCACGACTATCCGCTCCTTTGGTATCCGGTTAGTATTCTATTGGTTCTGTTTATTCACGAGACGTATTATTATTGGCTACACCGCTGGATGCACCGGCCGGGCGTCTATAAATGGGTTCACAAAACCCACCACGACAGTATTACGACTTCGCCCTGGACTGCCTTCTCGTTTCATCCTATTGAAAGTACGCTTCAGGCCATTATCATTCCTGCACTAACATTTGTTATTCCACTTCATATTTCTGCGGTTGGGCTTATCCTCATGATTATGACCTTATCGAGCGCGGTCAATCACCTGAATACAGAAATTTATCCCCGTAACTTCAATAATCACTGGTTTGGGCGCTGGCTTATCGGAGCAACTCACCATAGTTTACATCACACGCAATTCCGGTTCAACTACGGGCTCTATTTCACGTTTTGGGATAAATGGATGAAAACCGAAAGCCCCGATTTTCACCGATTATTTGGGGAGAAAACGAAAAAGAGGAATAGTAGCGAGGAGTGA
- the pafA gene encoding alkaline phosphatase PafA — MRLISSILLSSLLTVTALAQPKKAPVIARSPLDKPKLVVGIVVDQMRYDYLYRYYSKFGTGGFRRLMDQGFNARNNHYHYAATYTGPGHAAIYTGSAPALNGIVGNDFYERNIGRLLYCAEDTTVTTVGNTGTAGKMSPRNLLVTTIGDQLKLATDGRAKVIGIALKDRGAILPAGHAANAAYWFDSKDGNFISSTFYQQELPQWVQAFNAQKLPEKFISQKWETTLPMNQYTESSADDKPYEATMPGEAKAVFPHEFVVQTGSSKYEVLRTSPYGDQITKEFALAAIKGEQLGKHDVTDMLCLSFSSPDYIGHAFGTHAVETEDNYIRLDRQLADIFAQLDATVGQGQWVTFLSADHGVVDAPGFLQEYRIPAGVKSYGEIGETVKATLEKAYGPGQWMLSYINQQIYLNHALLTEKKIAMQDVYELLRATLLKQKAVVNVVNLHNLGAEALPLLQENLFRNVYHPNRSGDFYVMQPPGWIEGRNKGTTHGTTYAYDTHVPFLIYGWGVKPGQTLRRTHIHDIAPTITALLGLLEPNGCIGNPVEEAIK; from the coding sequence ATGCGTCTTATTTCTTCCATTTTGTTATCGTCTTTACTAACGGTAACAGCGTTAGCGCAACCTAAAAAAGCGCCGGTAATTGCCCGGTCGCCGTTAGATAAGCCTAAACTCGTTGTCGGAATAGTAGTCGATCAAATGCGTTATGATTACCTCTACCGATACTATTCCAAATTTGGCACGGGTGGTTTTCGACGATTGATGGATCAGGGATTTAATGCCCGAAATAACCATTATCATTATGCCGCTACGTATACGGGGCCTGGTCACGCTGCCATTTATACGGGATCTGCTCCAGCACTCAATGGCATTGTAGGTAATGATTTCTATGAGCGGAATATTGGTCGTTTATTATACTGTGCCGAAGATACGACCGTAACTACAGTAGGTAATACAGGTACAGCGGGTAAAATGTCGCCCCGCAACCTGCTGGTTACTACAATTGGCGATCAGCTCAAGCTGGCTACTGATGGTCGGGCTAAAGTAATTGGTATTGCTCTGAAGGATCGGGGTGCCATTTTGCCCGCCGGACATGCCGCCAACGCTGCCTATTGGTTTGATTCGAAAGATGGTAATTTCATAAGCAGTACATTTTATCAGCAGGAGTTACCGCAATGGGTACAGGCATTTAATGCTCAAAAACTGCCTGAGAAATTCATTAGCCAAAAGTGGGAGACTACGCTTCCCATGAATCAATATACAGAAAGCTCTGCCGATGATAAGCCTTACGAAGCTACAATGCCGGGCGAAGCAAAAGCGGTTTTCCCTCATGAATTTGTTGTTCAGACGGGTAGCAGCAAATATGAAGTATTGCGGACTAGTCCCTATGGCGATCAGATTACGAAAGAATTTGCGTTGGCTGCCATAAAGGGTGAACAACTGGGCAAGCACGATGTAACGGATATGCTTTGCCTCAGCTTTTCATCGCCCGATTATATCGGCCATGCTTTTGGAACACACGCCGTAGAAACAGAAGACAACTACATTCGACTTGATCGTCAACTAGCTGATATTTTTGCTCAGTTGGATGCTACTGTAGGGCAAGGCCAATGGGTAACGTTCCTATCGGCCGATCATGGCGTGGTTGATGCCCCCGGTTTTCTACAGGAGTACCGCATTCCAGCTGGTGTAAAGAGTTATGGAGAAATTGGCGAAACCGTAAAGGCCACGCTCGAAAAAGCCTATGGCCCAGGCCAATGGATGCTGTCCTACATTAACCAGCAGATTTATCTGAATCATGCATTGCTAACCGAGAAGAAGATTGCTATGCAGGATGTTTACGAATTGCTACGAGCGACGTTACTTAAACAAAAGGCGGTTGTCAACGTGGTGAATTTACACAACCTGGGAGCAGAGGCTCTGCCATTATTGCAGGAAAATTTGTTTCGGAATGTGTACCATCCAAATCGGAGCGGTGATTTCTATGTAATGCAACCTCCAGGGTGGATTGAAGGTCGTAACAAGGGTACAACGCATGGTACTACGTACGCTTATGATACCCACGTACCATTCCTGATTTACGGTTGGGGCGTAAAACCGGGCCAAACGCTGCGTCGAACGCATATTCATGATATTGCCCCAACTATTACAGCTCTTCTCGGTCTCCTCGAACCAAATGGCTGCATTGGTAATCCAGTAGAGGAAGCGATTAAGTAA
- a CDS encoding polyprenyl synthetase family protein, with translation MSLTVADIQAPIAVEMELFEQKFRGLMKSDVMLLDQITKYIVKRKGKQLRPMFVFLMAGVCGQINESTYRGASLIELCHTASLVHDDVVDESNYRRGFFSINALWKNKVAVLVGDYLLTRGLFLAVDNNEHDLLRIVTMAVRELSEGELLQIEKARRLDITEAVYYEIIRQKTASLIAACCAVGAQSVGVDKDMVEKARVFGEKVGIAFQIKDDLFDYGTAEVGKPLGIDIKEKKMTLPLIYALNKAGFLEKRRIINIIKNESEKPKKVDEVITFVKNSGGIEYATQAMNQYVAEAKALLNAFPDSTYRQSLYQLVQYTIDRSK, from the coding sequence ATGTCTCTTACCGTCGCTGATATACAGGCCCCGATTGCTGTCGAAATGGAATTATTCGAACAGAAGTTCAGGGGATTGATGAAGAGTGACGTCATGCTGCTCGACCAGATTACGAAGTACATTGTGAAGCGGAAAGGCAAGCAACTTCGCCCGATGTTTGTGTTTCTGATGGCCGGTGTTTGCGGACAGATTAACGAATCGACCTACCGGGGTGCCTCACTCATTGAATTGTGCCATACGGCCTCGCTCGTTCATGACGATGTGGTCGATGAATCGAATTATCGACGCGGCTTTTTTTCCATCAATGCGCTCTGGAAAAATAAAGTAGCTGTACTGGTTGGCGATTACCTGTTGACGCGTGGTTTGTTTCTGGCCGTTGATAATAATGAGCACGATCTGCTTCGTATCGTTACAATGGCCGTTCGCGAACTCAGCGAAGGTGAGCTGCTTCAGATTGAAAAAGCGCGTCGTTTAGATATTACCGAAGCCGTTTACTACGAGATTATTCGTCAGAAAACGGCTTCGCTCATTGCCGCCTGTTGTGCTGTAGGGGCACAGTCGGTGGGTGTCGATAAAGACATGGTGGAAAAGGCTCGCGTTTTCGGTGAAAAAGTTGGGATTGCTTTCCAGATTAAAGATGATTTGTTTGACTACGGTACTGCCGAAGTTGGAAAGCCATTGGGGATCGATATCAAAGAGAAAAAGATGACCTTGCCGCTTATTTATGCGTTAAATAAAGCCGGTTTTCTGGAAAAGCGTCGAATTATCAATATCATCAAGAATGAAAGCGAGAAACCCAAAAAGGTGGATGAGGTGATCACCTTCGTTAAGAATTCCGGCGGGATTGAATACGCAACGCAGGCCATGAACCAATACGTGGCTGAAGCAAAAGCACTATTGAACGCCTTCCCCGATTCAACCTACCGCCAGTCACTGTACCAACTCGTACAGTATACTATAGACCGAAGTAAATAG
- a CDS encoding biotin--[acetyl-CoA-carboxylase] ligase: MYKIYPKTLFLGQIIQYLPSCQSTNDEAAALIAQTDPSEGMLVITDNQTAGRGQRGNQWEAKSGQNLTVSLILKPSFLAATEQFWLNIAISLGIYDALQPLVGDSLRIKWPNDIYVGDQKLGGILIENILHGYNIEWSIVGMGLNVNQTEFGYSTATSLQLQAPLPNSYDLPGLLSRLCETLEQRYLQLRAGQRDALKINYLQILYRYQEEHTFEADGYSFRGTIIGIDATGRLAISTAGQVRYFNFKEVSFYV, encoded by the coding sequence TTGTACAAAATCTATCCCAAAACGCTTTTTCTTGGACAAATAATCCAATATCTGCCAAGCTGTCAGTCTACTAACGACGAAGCGGCTGCTTTGATTGCCCAAACGGACCCTAGTGAGGGCATGCTTGTCATAACCGACAACCAAACTGCTGGACGCGGACAACGTGGTAATCAATGGGAAGCAAAATCTGGGCAGAATCTAACCGTTTCGTTGATTCTTAAGCCATCTTTCTTAGCGGCCACCGAACAATTCTGGCTCAACATCGCTATTTCGCTAGGTATTTACGATGCCCTCCAACCGCTTGTTGGCGATTCGCTACGGATTAAATGGCCCAATGATATTTACGTCGGTGATCAGAAATTGGGCGGAATTCTGATTGAAAATATTCTGCACGGCTATAACATCGAGTGGTCAATTGTGGGAATGGGGCTGAATGTGAATCAAACAGAGTTTGGTTATTCAACGGCAACGTCGTTACAACTACAGGCTCCGCTACCAAATTCGTATGATCTTCCTGGGTTACTTAGCCGTTTATGCGAAACGCTCGAACAGCGCTACTTACAATTGCGTGCAGGACAACGGGATGCCTTAAAAATCAACTATCTACAGATACTCTATCGCTATCAGGAAGAGCATACATTCGAAGCCGATGGCTACTCGTTCCGAGGGACAATCATTGGTATAGATGCTACCGGTCGTCTGGCCATATCAACCGCCGGCCAAGTGCGGTATTTTAACTTTAAAGAAGTAAGCTTTTATGTATGA